A portion of the Pseudomonas koreensis genome contains these proteins:
- a CDS encoding AraC family transcriptional regulator has product MNSKHIDLLDFSELPSAVYFRYADFNAHEYAAPHRHPWGTLEYAAHGVLHMDVDGSRFMSPPQYAVWVPPEVEHSFYSHQPVNYRAVCLDPGVCARLPARACTLAISDILKAILKDFAARDVKIPEHEADQRLAQVLVDQLQQAPVQECYLPYASSPGLLAILEALQAEPGSNLPLAHWAAQVHVSERTLARQFVRELGMSFGEWRQRLRYLAAIEALETSRSVQEIAFDLGYSSGSAFIAMFARQAGCTPEQYRRSHFEGRKV; this is encoded by the coding sequence ATGAACAGCAAACACATCGATCTGCTCGATTTCAGCGAACTGCCGTCAGCGGTGTACTTTCGCTACGCCGATTTCAACGCCCACGAATATGCCGCGCCGCATCGGCATCCCTGGGGCACGCTGGAATACGCGGCCCACGGCGTGCTGCACATGGATGTCGACGGCAGTCGCTTCATGTCGCCGCCGCAATACGCGGTGTGGGTGCCGCCCGAGGTCGAGCACAGTTTCTACAGTCATCAACCGGTCAACTATCGTGCGGTGTGCCTGGATCCTGGCGTCTGCGCGCGCTTGCCAGCGCGGGCCTGCACGTTGGCAATCAGCGACATTCTCAAGGCGATTCTCAAGGACTTCGCCGCCCGCGATGTGAAGATCCCCGAGCACGAAGCCGATCAGCGTCTGGCCCAGGTATTGGTCGATCAACTGCAACAGGCGCCGGTGCAGGAATGTTACCTGCCGTATGCGAGCAGTCCTGGCTTGTTGGCGATTCTCGAAGCCTTGCAGGCCGAACCCGGCAGCAATCTGCCGCTGGCGCATTGGGCCGCGCAGGTGCATGTCAGCGAGCGCACGTTGGCTCGGCAATTTGTTCGGGAACTGGGGATGAGCTTCGGCGAGTGGCGCCAACGCTTGCGATATCTGGCGGCGATCGAAGCGCTGGAAACCTCGCGCTCGGTGCAGGAAATCGCTTTCGACCTCGGCTACAGCAGCGGCTCGGCCTTCATCGCCATGTTTGCCCGCCAGGCGGGTTGTACACCGGAGCAATATCGGCGCAGTCACTTCGAGGGCAGGAAGGTGTAA
- the ureC gene encoding urease subunit alpha, whose protein sequence is MKISRSAYADMFGPTVGDKVRLADTELWIEVEKDFTTYGEEVKFGGGKVIRDGQGQSQLLAAEVVDTLITNALIIDHWGIVKADVGLKDGRIAAIGKAGNPDVQPNVTIAIGAGTEVIAGEGMILTAGGIDTHIHFICPQQIEEALMSGVTTMIGGGTGPATGTNATTCTSGPWHLARMLQAADAFPMNIGLTGKGNASLPEPLIEQVKAGAIGLKLHEDWGTTPASIDNCLNVADQYDVQVAIHTDTLNESGFVETTLGAFKGRTIHTYHTEGAGGGHAPDIIKACGFPNVLPSSTNPTRPFTRNTIDEHLDMLMVCHHLDPSIAEDVAFAESRIRRETIAAEDILHDLGAFSMISSDSQAMGRVGEVITRTWQTADKMKKQRGPLPQDGEGNDNFRAKRYIAKYTINPAITHGISHEVGSIEVGKWADLVLWRPAFFGVKPTLILKGGAIAASLMGDANASIPTPQPVHYRPMFASYGGSLHATSLTFISQAAQEAGLPEALGLKKQIAVVKGCRDVQKTDLIHNDYLPNIDVDPQTYQVKADGVLLWCEPAETLPMAQRYFLF, encoded by the coding sequence ATGAAGATTTCTAGAAGCGCCTACGCCGACATGTTCGGCCCCACCGTCGGCGACAAGGTGCGCCTGGCCGATACCGAGCTGTGGATCGAAGTCGAAAAGGACTTCACCACCTACGGCGAGGAAGTGAAATTCGGTGGCGGCAAAGTCATCCGTGATGGCCAGGGCCAGAGTCAGTTGCTCGCCGCCGAAGTGGTCGACACGCTGATCACCAACGCGCTGATCATCGACCACTGGGGCATCGTCAAGGCCGATGTCGGCCTCAAGGACGGGCGCATCGCCGCGATCGGCAAGGCCGGTAATCCCGACGTGCAACCCAACGTGACCATCGCCATCGGCGCCGGCACCGAAGTGATTGCCGGCGAAGGCATGATCCTCACCGCTGGCGGCATCGACACGCACATCCACTTCATCTGCCCGCAGCAGATCGAAGAAGCGTTGATGAGCGGCGTCACCACCATGATCGGCGGTGGCACAGGACCTGCCACGGGCACCAACGCCACCACTTGTACGTCCGGTCCGTGGCATCTGGCGCGCATGCTTCAGGCCGCCGATGCCTTCCCGATGAACATCGGCCTGACCGGCAAGGGCAACGCCAGCCTGCCGGAGCCGTTGATCGAACAGGTCAAGGCCGGCGCCATCGGCCTCAAGCTGCACGAAGACTGGGGCACCACTCCGGCGAGTATCGACAACTGCCTCAACGTCGCCGACCAGTACGATGTGCAGGTGGCGATCCACACCGACACCCTCAACGAGTCCGGCTTCGTCGAAACCACCCTCGGCGCGTTCAAGGGCCGCACCATCCACACCTATCACACCGAAGGTGCCGGTGGCGGCCACGCGCCGGACATCATCAAGGCCTGCGGTTTCCCTAACGTGCTGCCGAGCTCGACCAACCCGACCCGGCCGTTCACCCGCAACACCATCGACGAACACCTCGACATGCTGATGGTCTGCCACCACCTCGACCCGAGCATTGCCGAAGATGTCGCCTTCGCCGAAAGCCGCATCCGCCGTGAAACGATCGCCGCTGAAGACATCCTCCACGACCTTGGCGCGTTCTCGATGATCAGCTCCGACAGCCAGGCCATGGGCCGCGTCGGCGAAGTGATCACGCGGACCTGGCAGACCGCCGACAAGATGAAAAAACAGCGCGGCCCGCTGCCGCAGGATGGCGAAGGCAACGACAACTTCCGCGCCAAACGCTACATCGCCAAATACACGATCAACCCGGCGATCACTCACGGCATCAGCCATGAAGTCGGCTCGATTGAAGTCGGCAAGTGGGCCGATCTGGTGCTGTGGCGCCCGGCGTTCTTTGGTGTGAAGCCGACGCTGATCCTCAAGGGCGGTGCGATTGCCGCCAGCCTGATGGGCGATGCCAACGCCTCGATTCCGACACCGCAACCGGTGCACTACCGCCCGATGTTCGCCAGCTACGGCGGCTCGCTGCACGCCACCAGCCTGACCTTTATCAGCCAGGCTGCGCAGGAGGCCGGATTGCCCGAAGCCCTGGGGTTGAAGAAGCAGATCGCTGTGGTGAAGGGCTGCCGCGACGTGCAGAAAACCGACCTGATCCACAACGACTATCTGCCGAACATCGATGTCGATCCGCAGACCTACCAGGTCAAGGCCGATGGAGTTTTGCTGTGGTGTGAGCCCGCGGAAACGCTGCCGATGGCGCAGCGCTACTTTTTGTTCTGA
- a CDS encoding GNAT family N-acetyltransferase yields MNAAQLRRVNAESFAHYRQGLIDLLLDAVGYGASVGFMADLDAAQARAYFDEVQDNVNKGNTLLWVVVKDEQVLASVQLGLCQKANGLNRAEVQKLLVREHARRRGLGQQLMQALELEAPKHKRGMLYLDTEAGSPAEDFYRALGYVRAGEIPDYACDPNGTYRPTALYYKVLQGAQR; encoded by the coding sequence ATGAACGCCGCCCAGTTGCGCCGCGTCAACGCTGAGAGTTTTGCCCACTATCGCCAGGGTCTGATCGATCTGCTGCTCGACGCCGTCGGTTACGGCGCCAGCGTCGGCTTCATGGCCGACCTCGATGCCGCGCAGGCGCGCGCTTATTTCGATGAGGTGCAGGACAACGTCAACAAGGGCAACACGCTGCTGTGGGTGGTGGTCAAGGACGAGCAGGTGCTGGCCAGCGTGCAGTTGGGCCTGTGCCAGAAGGCCAACGGTCTGAACCGCGCGGAGGTGCAGAAACTGCTGGTGCGCGAACACGCGCGGCGCCGCGGTCTCGGTCAGCAACTGATGCAGGCGCTGGAACTCGAAGCGCCCAAGCACAAGCGCGGCATGCTCTATCTCGACACCGAGGCCGGCTCGCCGGCGGAAGATTTCTACAGGGCGCTGGGCTACGTGCGCGCCGGCGAAATCCCCGATTACGCCTGCGACCCCAACGGCACGTATCGCCCGACCGCGCTCTACTACAAAGTCCTGCAAGGAGCCCAGCGATGA
- the urtD gene encoding urea ABC transporter ATP-binding protein UrtD, which produces MRVTASAEFMLEPAFFPVEPNKDEGTSRDSIGLGQRVGPGLDTRHGTILTLEDISVSFDGFRALNNLNLYIGVGELRCIIGPNGAGKTTLMDVITGKTRPSHGKAWFGETLDLTQMSEVQIAQSGIGRKFQKPTVFEALSVFENLELAQKTDKSVWASLRARLSGEQKDRISEVLETIRLTTSVNRQAGLLSHGQKQFLEIGMLLMQDPQLLLLDEPVAGMTDAETEFTAELFKSLAGKHSLMVVEHDMGFVGSIADHVTVLHQGSVLAEGSLEQVQDNERVIEVYLGR; this is translated from the coding sequence ATGAGAGTCACAGCGAGTGCTGAATTCATGCTCGAACCGGCCTTTTTCCCCGTGGAACCGAACAAGGACGAAGGCACCAGTCGCGACTCGATCGGCCTCGGCCAGCGCGTCGGCCCCGGCCTCGATACGCGCCATGGCACGATCCTGACCCTGGAAGACATCAGCGTCAGCTTCGACGGCTTCCGTGCGCTGAACAATCTCAACCTGTATATCGGCGTCGGCGAACTGCGCTGCATCATTGGTCCCAACGGCGCAGGTAAAACCACGCTGATGGACGTGATTACCGGCAAGACCCGGCCCAGCCACGGCAAGGCCTGGTTCGGCGAAACCCTGGACCTGACGCAGATGAGCGAAGTGCAGATCGCCCAGTCCGGCATCGGCCGCAAGTTCCAGAAACCGACGGTGTTCGAAGCTTTGAGCGTGTTTGAAAACCTTGAGTTGGCGCAGAAGACCGACAAGTCGGTGTGGGCCAGTTTGCGTGCGCGTTTGAGCGGCGAGCAGAAGGACCGCATCAGCGAAGTGCTGGAGACGATTCGCCTGACCACCTCGGTCAATCGCCAGGCCGGGCTGCTGTCCCACGGGCAAAAGCAGTTTCTGGAGATTGGCATGCTGCTGATGCAGGACCCGCAACTGCTCCTCCTCGACGAGCCGGTGGCGGGCATGACCGACGCCGAAACCGAGTTCACCGCCGAGCTGTTCAAGTCGCTGGCGGGCAAGCATTCGTTGATGGTGGTCGAGCACGACATGGGCTTTGTCGGCTCGATCGCCGACCACGTCACGGTGCTGCATCAGGGCAGCGTTCTGGCCGAGGGCTCGCTGGAACAGGTACAGGACAACGAGCGGGTGATCGAGGTCTACCTCGGCCGCTAA
- a CDS encoding GNAT family N-acetyltransferase translates to MTYAIRDATRADLPAIRDIYNDAVLNTTAIWNEQAVDLGNREAWFDARQLQAYPILVIVDRADSVLGYASFGDWRPFDGFRHTVEHSVYVRSDQRGNGLGPQLMAALIERARSCGKHVMVAAIESGNAASIRLHERAGFSITGQMPQVGTKFGRWLDLTFMQLTLNPGALPPDAHKE, encoded by the coding sequence ATGACTTATGCGATTCGCGATGCAACCCGGGCCGACCTGCCGGCGATCCGCGACATCTACAACGACGCCGTGCTCAACACCACGGCGATCTGGAACGAACAAGCCGTCGACCTCGGCAACCGCGAGGCATGGTTCGACGCGCGTCAGCTGCAGGCGTATCCGATCCTGGTGATCGTCGACCGCGCAGACAGCGTCCTCGGCTACGCTTCGTTCGGTGACTGGCGGCCGTTCGACGGTTTTCGTCACACCGTCGAACACTCGGTTTATGTGCGCAGCGACCAGCGCGGCAATGGCCTCGGCCCGCAACTGATGGCTGCGTTGATCGAACGCGCCCGCAGCTGCGGCAAACACGTCATGGTTGCCGCCATCGAGAGTGGCAACGCCGCTTCGATCCGCCTGCACGAGCGCGCCGGTTTCAGCATCACCGGACAGATGCCGCAAGTCGGCACCAAGTTCGGTCGCTGGCTCGATCTGACCTTCATGCAGTTGACCCTCAATCCCGGCGCACTACCGCCGGATGCTCACAAGGAGTGA
- a CDS encoding DnaJ C-terminal domain-containing protein: protein MDFKDYYKILGVEPTADDKAIKAAYRKLARKYHPDVSKEKDAEAKFKDASEAYEALKSADKRAEYDELRRYGQHGQPFQGPPGWQSRGGFGGGGGDTGDFSDFFSSIFGNRGPGFGGAQSQQSRGRRGQDVEMELPVFLEETLSNESKKVTFQVPQYNAHGQHVSNTSKSLNVKIPAGVTDGERIRLKGQGAPGIGGGANGDLYLTIRFAPHPKFDVEGENLIITLPLAPWELALGTEVAVPTLTGKINLKVPAGSQNGQRMRAKGHGLLNKAGERGYLFVQLKAVMPKASDDEVKALWQELAKKAAFNPRENF, encoded by the coding sequence ATGGACTTCAAAGACTATTACAAGATACTCGGCGTGGAGCCGACAGCCGACGACAAGGCCATCAAGGCGGCCTATCGCAAGCTGGCGCGCAAATACCACCCCGATGTCAGCAAGGAAAAAGACGCCGAGGCCAAATTCAAGGACGCCTCGGAAGCCTATGAAGCGCTGAAAAGCGCCGACAAGCGCGCCGAGTACGACGAACTGCGCCGTTATGGTCAGCACGGTCAGCCGTTCCAGGGGCCACCGGGCTGGCAGAGCCGTGGCGGCTTTGGCGGCGGCGGTGGCGACACCGGCGACTTCTCGGACTTCTTCAGTTCGATCTTCGGCAATCGCGGCCCCGGTTTCGGTGGCGCGCAGAGCCAGCAATCACGCGGACGCCGAGGGCAAGACGTGGAAATGGAACTGCCGGTCTTCCTCGAAGAAACCCTGTCGAACGAATCGAAGAAAGTCACCTTCCAGGTGCCGCAATACAACGCGCACGGCCAGCACGTCAGCAATACCAGCAAGAGCCTGAACGTGAAAATTCCGGCCGGCGTCACCGACGGCGAGCGTATCCGCCTGAAAGGCCAGGGCGCACCGGGCATCGGTGGCGGGGCGAATGGCGATCTGTACCTGACCATTCGTTTTGCGCCGCACCCGAAGTTCGATGTCGAAGGCGAAAACCTGATCATCACCTTGCCGTTGGCGCCGTGGGAGCTGGCGTTGGGCACCGAAGTGGCCGTGCCGACCCTCACCGGCAAGATCAACCTCAAGGTGCCGGCAGGCAGCCAGAATGGCCAGCGCATGCGCGCCAAGGGCCATGGCCTGCTGAACAAGGCCGGCGAGCGCGGGTATCTGTTCGTCCAGCTCAAGGCCGTGATGCCGAAAGCCTCCGACGATGAGGTCAAGGCGCTGTGGCAGGAACTGGCGAAGAAAGCCGCGTTCAATCCGCGAGAGAACTTCTGA
- a CDS encoding urease subunit beta: MIPGQYQIQPGDIELNVGRRTVSLKVANSGDRPIQVGSHFHFFETNDALTFDRAASRGMRLNIPAGTAVRFEPGQSREVELVDYAGHRRVFGFAGRIMGDLD, encoded by the coding sequence ATGATTCCTGGCCAATACCAGATCCAGCCCGGCGACATTGAACTAAACGTCGGCCGCCGCACCGTCAGCCTGAAAGTCGCCAACAGTGGTGACCGGCCGATCCAGGTCGGTTCGCACTTTCACTTTTTCGAAACCAACGACGCGCTGACCTTTGATCGTGCGGCCAGCCGTGGCATGCGCCTGAACATCCCCGCCGGCACCGCCGTGCGCTTCGAGCCCGGCCAGAGCCGTGAAGTCGAGCTGGTCGATTACGCCGGGCATCGCCGGGTGTTCGGCTTTGCTGGACGCATCATGGGTGACCTCGACTGA
- the ureA gene encoding urease subunit gamma — protein MDLTPREKDKLLIFTAGLVAERRLARGVKLNYPEAMAYISAALLEGARDGQTVAELMHYGTTLLSREQVMEGIAEMIPEIQVEATFPDGTKLVTVHQPIV, from the coding sequence ATGGACCTGACCCCACGCGAAAAAGACAAGCTGCTGATCTTCACCGCCGGCCTCGTCGCCGAGCGGCGGCTGGCCCGGGGCGTGAAACTCAACTACCCGGAAGCCATGGCCTACATCTCCGCCGCGCTGCTTGAGGGCGCCCGAGACGGCCAGACCGTGGCCGAGCTGATGCATTACGGCACGACCCTGCTCAGCCGCGAACAAGTGATGGAAGGCATCGCGGAAATGATCCCGGAAATCCAGGTCGAGGCGACGTTCCCTGACGGCACCAAACTGGTCACCGTTCACCAGCCGATCGTCTGA
- a CDS encoding Hsp70 family protein has protein sequence MKDASPARACGIDFGTSNSTVGWLRPGMDTMIALEDDKITLPSVVFFNIEERRPVYGRLALHEYLEGYEGRLMRSLKSLLGSKLIKHDTSVLGTAMPFKDLLGLFIGQLKSRAEAAAGREFEQVVLGRPVFFVDDDPLADQEAEDTLVEVARKIGFKEVSFQYEPIAAAFDYESTIEKEELVLIVDIGGGTSDFSLVRLSPERRAVDNRHDDILATGGVHIGGTDFDKQLSLQGLMPLFGYGSRMKSGAYMPTSHHMNLATWHTINSVYSQKSTLALGSMRYDIEDTGGIDRLFKLIEQRAGHWLAMEVEETKIQLTHADSRHVPLDRIEAGLSVELTRALFESAIDALLERVRGSVTQLLNDAGVAVDQVDTVFFTGGSSGIPALRNSVSAMLPKARHVEGNIFGSIGSGLAIEAMKRYGTMD, from the coding sequence ATGAAAGACGCCTCTCCAGCCCGTGCCTGCGGCATCGACTTCGGCACGTCCAACTCCACCGTCGGCTGGCTGCGCCCCGGCATGGACACCATGATTGCGCTGGAAGACGACAAGATCACCCTGCCGTCGGTGGTCTTCTTCAATATCGAGGAACGTCGCCCGGTGTACGGTCGTCTGGCCCTGCACGAGTATCTGGAAGGCTACGAAGGCCGGCTGATGCGCTCGCTCAAGAGTCTGCTCGGCTCCAAGCTGATCAAACACGACACCAGCGTCCTCGGCACGGCGATGCCGTTCAAGGACCTGCTCGGGCTGTTCATCGGCCAACTGAAGAGCCGCGCCGAAGCCGCCGCCGGTCGGGAATTCGAGCAAGTGGTACTGGGTCGTCCGGTGTTCTTCGTCGATGACGATCCGCTGGCTGACCAGGAAGCCGAAGACACGCTGGTCGAGGTGGCGCGCAAGATCGGTTTCAAAGAGGTTTCGTTCCAGTACGAACCGATCGCGGCGGCATTCGACTACGAGTCGACCATCGAAAAAGAAGAACTGGTGCTGATCGTCGACATCGGCGGTGGTACTTCCGATTTCTCGCTGGTGCGCCTGTCGCCCGAGCGCCGCGCTGTGGATAACCGTCACGATGACATCCTCGCCACCGGCGGCGTGCACATCGGCGGTACCGACTTCGACAAACAGCTGAGCCTGCAGGGCCTGATGCCGCTGTTCGGCTACGGTAGCCGCATGAAGAGTGGCGCCTACATGCCGACCAGCCACCACATGAACCTGGCGACCTGGCACACGATCAACTCGGTGTACTCGCAGAAGTCCACGCTGGCGCTGGGCAGCATGCGCTACGACATCGAAGACACCGGCGGCATCGATCGCCTGTTCAAGCTGATCGAACAGCGCGCCGGCCACTGGCTGGCGATGGAAGTTGAAGAGACCAAGATCCAGCTGACCCACGCCGACAGCCGTCACGTGCCGCTGGACCGTATCGAAGCCGGCCTGAGCGTCGAGCTGACGCGTGCGCTGTTCGAGTCTGCGATTGATGCGCTGCTGGAGCGGGTTCGCGGCAGTGTTACGCAGCTGTTGAATGACGCCGGCGTGGCGGTCGATCAGGTCGACACGGTGTTCTTCACCGGTGGTTCCAGCGGCATCCCGGCCCTGCGCAACAGCGTTTCGGCGATGCTGCCGAAGGCGCGGCATGTCGAAGGGAATATCTTTGGCAGCATCGGCAGCGGTTTGGCGATTGAAGCGATGAAGCGCTACGGCACCATGGACTGA
- a CDS encoding chaperone modulator CbpM — protein sequence MSSPLIVQLDLAEFCEAADLSDVYVIEIVEHGILEPQGAQPREWRFTDYELALAKRAAKLRRDLELEWEGVALALDLLDEVKQLRAENRMLRQRLGRLVVE from the coding sequence ATGAGCAGCCCCCTGATCGTTCAACTGGACCTGGCAGAATTCTGTGAGGCGGCCGATTTATCGGACGTCTACGTGATCGAAATCGTCGAGCACGGCATCCTCGAACCTCAGGGCGCGCAGCCCCGGGAATGGCGCTTCACCGATTACGAACTGGCTCTGGCCAAACGCGCCGCCAAGCTGCGCCGTGATCTGGAACTGGAGTGGGAAGGTGTGGCGCTGGCGCTGGATCTGCTGGATGAGGTGAAGCAGCTGCGGGCCGAGAACCGCATGTTGCGCCAGCGCTTGGGGCGGTTGGTGGTGGAGTAG
- a CDS encoding urease accessory protein UreD, producing MNSIVAPALFTPSWHAELELAYARFGNCTRPVMRRHLGPLRVQKHLYAEGPEVCQHIIVHPPGGIAGGDRLDISARVEPNAWAQITSPGAAKWYRAAGPAYQQLDLKIAAGATLEWLPQETIVYSAAQAELSTTIELEGDAQLFYWDVVALGRPASGERFDLGHFQAHLDIRRDGRLLWHERQHIVGNDGLLDSPIGLDGQPVFATMLVTGEIDAELLERCRSLGHEVRGDLTQLPGLLVARCLASEALLARAWLMDLWRLLRPALLGREAIAPRIWST from the coding sequence ATGAATTCGATTGTTGCACCTGCCCTGTTTACCCCGAGCTGGCACGCCGAGCTGGAACTGGCTTACGCGCGTTTCGGCAATTGCACGCGTCCGGTCATGCGCCGCCACCTCGGCCCGCTGCGCGTGCAAAAGCATCTGTACGCCGAAGGCCCTGAGGTCTGCCAGCACATCATCGTCCATCCGCCGGGCGGGATCGCTGGCGGCGATCGGCTGGATATCAGCGCCCGCGTCGAACCCAACGCCTGGGCACAAATCACCAGCCCCGGTGCCGCCAAGTGGTACCGCGCGGCAGGCCCGGCGTATCAGCAGCTCGACTTGAAAATCGCTGCCGGCGCGACGCTGGAATGGCTGCCGCAGGAAACCATCGTCTACAGCGCCGCGCAGGCCGAGTTGAGCACAACGATCGAACTCGAAGGCGATGCGCAACTGTTCTACTGGGACGTGGTGGCGCTGGGTCGTCCGGCCAGTGGCGAGCGTTTTGACCTTGGGCATTTCCAGGCGCATCTGGATATCCGCCGTGATGGGCGGTTGCTCTGGCACGAACGGCAGCACATTGTCGGTAACGATGGTTTGCTGGATTCGCCGATCGGGCTGGATGGGCAACCGGTGTTCGCGACGATGCTGGTGACCGGTGAGATTGACGCCGAGCTGCTGGAGCGTTGCCGATCACTGGGGCACGAAGTACGTGGTGATTTGACCCAGTTGCCGGGGTTGCTGGTGGCGCGGTGTCTGGCTTCTGAAGCCTTACTCGCCCGCGCCTGGCTCATGGATTTGTGGCGACTGCTCAGACCTGCGCTGCTGGGGCGCGAAGCTATCGCGCCGAGAATATGGAGCACCTGA
- the urtE gene encoding urea ABC transporter ATP-binding subunit UrtE, with translation MLQVDKLHQYYGGSHILRGLSFDVKVGEVTCLLGRNGVGKTTLLKCLMGLLPAKEGAVNWEGKAITTFKPHQRVHAGIAYVPQGREIFGRLTVEENLLMGLSRFPGSEAKEVPGFIYELFPVLLQMKQRRGGDLSGGQQQQLAIGRALASRPRLLILDEPTEGIQPSVIKEIGAVIKQLAARGDMAILLVEQFYDFAAELADQYLVMSRGEIVQQGRGENMEAEGVRGLVTI, from the coding sequence ATGCTGCAAGTCGACAAGCTGCACCAGTACTACGGCGGTAGCCACATCCTGCGCGGCCTCTCGTTTGACGTGAAAGTCGGCGAAGTCACCTGCCTGCTCGGGCGTAACGGCGTGGGCAAGACCACCTTGCTCAAATGCCTGATGGGCCTGCTGCCGGCCAAGGAAGGTGCGGTCAATTGGGAAGGCAAAGCGATTACCACGTTCAAGCCGCACCAGCGTGTGCATGCCGGTATCGCTTATGTGCCGCAAGGCCGGGAAATCTTCGGACGGCTGACCGTGGAAGAGAATCTGCTGATGGGCCTGTCGCGCTTCCCCGGCAGCGAAGCCAAAGAAGTCCCGGGTTTCATCTATGAACTGTTTCCAGTGCTGCTACAAATGAAGCAGCGCCGTGGCGGTGATCTGTCCGGCGGTCAGCAACAGCAACTGGCAATCGGCCGAGCGCTGGCCAGCCGTCCACGCCTGCTGATTCTTGATGAGCCCACGGAAGGCATTCAACCGTCGGTGATCAAGGAAATCGGCGCAGTGATCAAGCAGCTCGCGGCGCGCGGTGATATGGCGATTCTGCTGGTCGAGCAGTTCTACGACTTTGCTGCGGAACTGGCCGATCAATACCTGGTGATGTCGCGCGGCGAGATCGTCCAGCAGGGTCGCGGTGAAAATATGGAGGCCGAGGGTGTACGCGGGCTGGTCACGATCTAA
- a CDS encoding PsiF family protein, translating to MKILRVPLLIIGLLVCSQGFAATAQQNKMTTCNADATAKSLKGDERKAFMSTCLKAAPAANDGKVLTPQQQKMSTCNADAKTKALTGDARKTFMSECLKKK from the coding sequence ATGAAGATCTTGCGTGTGCCGTTGTTGATTATCGGGCTGCTTGTGTGTTCCCAGGGTTTCGCCGCCACGGCGCAACAGAACAAGATGACCACCTGCAATGCCGATGCGACGGCCAAGAGCTTGAAGGGCGATGAGCGCAAGGCGTTCATGAGCACCTGCCTGAAAGCGGCGCCAGCGGCCAACGATGGCAAGGTGCTGACCCCGCAACAGCAGAAGATGTCCACCTGCAATGCCGATGCGAAAACCAAGGCGCTGACCGGTGATGCGCGCAAGACGTTCATGAGTGAGTGTCTGAAGAAAAAGTGA
- a CDS encoding AI-2E family transporter codes for MPTFSQRHVVFWVSCIIIFGGLLLVLPLRLLPSLLAGLLVFELVNMLTPQLQRLIEGRRARWLAVALLGTLVVSVLALIFAGAISFLLHEAENPGASLDKFMGVVDRARGQLPPFIDAYLPASAAEFRVAIGEWASKHLADLQLVGKDAAHMFVTLLIGMVLGAIIALQRIPDVTKRKPLAAALFDRLHLLVQAFRNIVFAQIKISLLNTVFTGIFLAVILPMFGIKLPLTKTLIVLTFLLGLLPVIGNLMSNTLITIVGLSLSIWVAIAALGYLIVIHKLEYFLNARIVGGQISAKSWELLLAMLVFEAAFGLPGVVAGPIYYAYLKSELKLGGMV; via the coding sequence ATGCCAACGTTTTCTCAGCGTCATGTTGTGTTCTGGGTCAGTTGCATCATCATTTTTGGCGGTTTGCTGCTGGTGCTGCCGCTGCGCTTGCTGCCGAGCCTGCTCGCCGGCTTGCTGGTGTTCGAGCTGGTCAACATGCTCACCCCGCAACTGCAACGGCTGATCGAAGGGCGGCGTGCGCGCTGGTTGGCGGTGGCGCTGCTCGGCACGCTGGTAGTGAGTGTGCTGGCGCTGATCTTCGCCGGGGCAATCAGTTTCCTCCTGCATGAAGCGGAAAATCCGGGCGCCTCGCTGGATAAGTTCATGGGCGTGGTCGATCGCGCGCGCGGGCAGTTGCCGCCGTTCATCGATGCTTATCTGCCGGCCAGCGCAGCGGAATTTCGTGTGGCGATCGGCGAGTGGGCGAGCAAGCATCTGGCGGATCTGCAACTGGTGGGCAAGGATGCTGCGCACATGTTCGTCACCCTGCTGATCGGCATGGTGCTCGGCGCGATCATCGCCCTGCAGCGCATCCCCGATGTGACCAAGCGCAAACCGCTGGCCGCCGCCCTGTTCGACCGTTTGCATCTGCTGGTGCAGGCGTTCCGCAATATCGTCTTCGCGCAGATCAAGATTTCCCTGCTCAACACCGTGTTCACCGGGATCTTCCTCGCGGTGATCCTGCCGATGTTCGGCATCAAGCTGCCGCTGACCAAAACCCTGATCGTGCTGACCTTCCTGCTCGGCCTGCTGCCGGTGATCGGCAACCTGATGTCGAACACGCTGATCACTATCGTCGGGCTGTCGCTGTCGATCTGGGTGGCGATCGCCGCGCTGGGCTACCTGATCGTTATCCACAAGCTCGAATACTTCCTCAACGCGCGCATCGTCGGCGGGCAGATCAGTGCCAAGTCGTGGGAGTTGCTGTTGGCGATGCTGGTGTTCGAAGCCGCGTTCGGTTTGCCGGGAGTGGTGGCGGGGCCGATTTATTACGCGTATCTGAAGAGTGAGTTGAAGCTGGGCGGGATGGTCTAA